A single genomic interval of Legionella israelensis harbors:
- a CDS encoding NAD-glutamate dehydrogenase, with protein sequence MSYKFEEGKDLIIEAVTERIKQKLTGKQVKNCTRFIRQFFNTVSLEDLKEWDIDDLYGAAISFWALIEERSPHQTKIRIYNPDFERHGWQTTHTVIEIITDDMPFLVDSIRMVIRRMGFSLHLIMHIGGLKIERDEQGRVIDFQAKKVKANEAPALHHEAAIFLQIDRQTDPYVLEEMHRNFERVLEDNRVVYEDWGKMRERVRAAIKELDDISSVVDKDEVEETKAFLQWIEDHHFTFLGVRDYELVQKGKETILQSIPETGLGVLRENLSKSSARSISAMTPEARELTLSSRILVMSKTNTLASVHRDAYTDYIGIKRFNKQGQVIGERRIIGLYTSAAYNTNPKHIPFLRRKVALVMEKSNLSPRSHAGKVLINILDTLPRDDLIQASEDELLEMAMGIFYMQERNRIRMFARQDVYRRFISCLVYVPKERFNTELRQAMQQILAESFNAKEISFSTRFSESVLARIHFIIRIDPKHCPDYDLKEIEKKLIEVGRSWPDELQHYLLETFGEEESNRLFAEYKDAFPVDYCEHFSPRTAVYDIKHIRQLSDENPLGMNFYRPMHEGPDSFRLKVYQHETTIALSDVLPILESLGLRAISERPYMLKFKDGKITWVNDFSMQYTKGSHLELDSIKDLFQNAFANVWFGKAENDRFNQLVLAAGLNWRQVAVLRTYAKYFKQIGIAFSQEYIENALNNNSMIAKKLIDLFELQFNPELFDAEHKKFNALVSEVLTDLDSVSNLDEDKIIRQYVQTISSTLRTNFYQKDAQGKHKDYIAIKLNSKTIPLMPRPYPMYEIFVHSPRFEGVHLRGGKVARGGLRWSDRREDFRTEILGLMKAQQVKNAVIVPSGAKGGFVPKQLPLYSTREEILAEGINCYQQFIRGLLDITDNLKEGEVIKPKDVICYDEDDPYLVVAADKGTASFSDIANAISIEYGFWLGDAFASGGSIGYDHKKMGITAKGAWESVKRHFYEMNIDIETTDFTVIGIGDMSGDVFGNGMLLSKHIKLVAAFNHLHIFVDPDPDPEISYKERERLFNLPRSSWIDYNKKLISKGGGVFSRFAKSITVSKEMKQAFNIKQAVVEPNELIRIILKAKVDLLWSAGIGTFVKSKYESNADVGDRSNDATRINATELRCKAVGEGGNLGLTQLARTEYAMNGGLIYTDFIDNSAGVNCSDKEVNIKILLNSIVNSGDLTYKQRNELLSEMTDEVAELVLRDNYVQTRAISLTAALASRAVELHSRYMNELERIGKLDRSLEFLPDEKVLMERKLAGKGLTRPGIAVLLCYSKTILKEQILSSDVPEDPYLKRFLLRAFPKVLQDRFSKEMEGHPLRREIIATRISNIMMNEMGFTFVYRLQDETGAPVSAIVRAYMITRAVLDLENIWRQIEALGTSISAQNQIDMMLLYVRLSRRVTRWFLRTRRHKLDISKAVSVYSPGVVLLKKSMPDVFGEGHRNKYFEHFQEYVEDGIPEGLAHELTVTRGLFAAVDIIEIANEMNIDVTKVAEIYFKIGEYLDLAWIRTQVIIHPTESHWESLSREALRDDLDWQQRQLTASIISIETDEKDYMKRFDRWSDKYAELIERWRSILADLRSSASLNYTMFFVAIRELLDLTQTSSQMTNNKSS encoded by the coding sequence ATGTCCTATAAATTTGAAGAAGGCAAAGATTTAATCATTGAAGCCGTTACTGAGCGAATCAAACAGAAGTTGACTGGCAAGCAGGTTAAGAACTGTACTCGATTCATTCGCCAATTCTTTAATACCGTTTCCCTTGAAGATTTAAAAGAATGGGATATTGATGATTTATACGGTGCTGCCATCAGTTTTTGGGCATTAATAGAGGAACGCTCACCACATCAAACTAAAATACGAATTTATAATCCCGATTTTGAACGTCATGGCTGGCAAACCACCCACACTGTCATTGAAATTATAACTGATGATATGCCGTTTTTAGTGGATTCAATCCGCATGGTTATTCGGCGAATGGGTTTTTCATTGCATCTTATTATGCACATTGGCGGGCTTAAAATTGAGAGAGATGAACAAGGTCGTGTTATTGATTTTCAGGCAAAAAAAGTAAAGGCTAATGAAGCTCCTGCTTTACATCATGAGGCAGCTATCTTTCTTCAGATTGACCGACAAACCGATCCCTATGTACTGGAAGAAATGCATCGAAATTTTGAACGTGTTCTCGAAGATAATCGTGTGGTCTATGAAGACTGGGGCAAAATGCGTGAAAGGGTGCGCGCTGCGATAAAAGAACTTGATGATATTTCATCTGTTGTTGATAAGGATGAGGTTGAGGAAACAAAGGCATTTTTACAGTGGATAGAGGATCATCATTTTACCTTTCTTGGTGTGAGAGATTATGAATTGGTTCAGAAAGGAAAAGAAACCATTTTACAATCTATTCCTGAAACAGGCTTAGGTGTTCTCAGAGAGAATTTAAGTAAATCCAGTGCCCGCAGTATTTCTGCCATGACTCCAGAAGCACGGGAATTGACCTTATCTTCCCGCATTCTTGTGATGTCGAAAACCAACACCTTGGCCAGCGTGCATCGCGATGCATACACTGATTATATTGGGATTAAACGTTTTAACAAACAAGGTCAGGTAATAGGTGAGCGTCGAATCATTGGCTTGTATACCTCCGCAGCCTATAATACCAATCCCAAGCATATTCCTTTTCTTCGTCGAAAAGTGGCATTGGTTATGGAAAAATCAAATTTAAGTCCCCGTAGCCACGCAGGTAAAGTTCTTATCAACATTCTTGATACTTTACCTCGCGATGATTTAATTCAGGCCAGTGAAGATGAGTTGCTCGAAATGGCAATGGGAATTTTCTATATGCAGGAGCGAAATCGTATCCGTATGTTTGCTCGTCAGGATGTTTACAGACGCTTTATTTCCTGTCTGGTGTATGTGCCGAAAGAGCGCTTTAATACTGAATTAAGACAAGCTATGCAACAAATTCTGGCAGAAAGTTTTAATGCCAAAGAAATTTCGTTTTCCACGCGATTTTCCGAGTCGGTTTTGGCACGGATTCATTTCATCATACGCATTGATCCGAAACATTGCCCGGATTATGATTTGAAGGAAATTGAAAAAAAATTGATTGAAGTAGGGCGCTCCTGGCCTGATGAATTACAACATTATCTCCTGGAAACCTTTGGCGAAGAAGAATCGAATCGATTGTTTGCTGAATACAAAGACGCTTTTCCTGTAGATTATTGTGAACATTTCTCACCGCGAACGGCTGTTTATGATATAAAACATATTCGTCAGCTGTCAGATGAAAATCCTTTAGGGATGAATTTTTATCGTCCTATGCATGAAGGTCCCGACTCTTTCAGATTGAAGGTGTATCAGCATGAAACCACCATTGCCTTATCTGATGTGCTTCCCATACTGGAATCATTAGGATTACGCGCCATTAGCGAACGACCGTATATGCTGAAATTTAAGGATGGCAAGATCACCTGGGTTAATGATTTTTCCATGCAATATACCAAAGGGAGCCATTTAGAGCTGGATAGCATAAAGGATTTATTTCAAAATGCATTTGCCAATGTATGGTTTGGCAAGGCAGAAAATGATCGTTTTAACCAGTTGGTGCTAGCTGCTGGATTGAATTGGCGCCAAGTTGCTGTCTTACGCACATATGCTAAATATTTTAAACAGATCGGAATAGCTTTTAGTCAGGAGTATATTGAAAACGCATTGAATAATAATTCAATGATCGCGAAAAAATTAATAGATTTGTTTGAATTACAGTTTAATCCGGAGCTATTTGATGCTGAGCACAAAAAATTCAATGCTTTGGTAAGTGAAGTGTTAACTGATCTTGATTCGGTTTCCAATCTTGATGAAGACAAAATCATCAGGCAATATGTTCAAACGATAAGTTCAACCTTACGTACCAATTTCTATCAAAAAGACGCCCAGGGTAAGCATAAGGATTATATCGCCATTAAATTAAACAGCAAAACTATTCCCTTAATGCCCAGACCCTACCCCATGTATGAGATTTTTGTGCATTCACCGCGCTTTGAAGGTGTGCATTTACGTGGGGGAAAAGTAGCTCGTGGTGGATTGCGCTGGTCCGATCGCCGAGAAGATTTTCGCACAGAAATTCTTGGCTTAATGAAGGCGCAGCAGGTTAAGAATGCGGTTATTGTTCCCAGCGGTGCGAAGGGCGGATTTGTGCCTAAGCAATTGCCTCTGTATAGTACTCGTGAGGAAATACTTGCAGAAGGAATCAACTGCTATCAGCAATTTATACGTGGTTTACTCGATATCACCGATAATCTGAAAGAAGGTGAGGTCATCAAACCAAAAGATGTGATTTGTTATGATGAAGATGATCCTTATCTCGTGGTGGCGGCTGACAAGGGAACTGCCAGTTTCTCCGATATTGCTAATGCAATATCCATTGAATATGGATTTTGGCTGGGGGATGCTTTTGCTTCTGGTGGCTCTATTGGATATGACCATAAGAAGATGGGGATTACCGCAAAGGGTGCCTGGGAGTCAGTAAAGCGTCACTTCTACGAAATGAACATTGATATCGAGACCACTGACTTTACTGTCATTGGTATTGGTGATATGAGTGGTGACGTTTTTGGGAATGGGATGTTGTTATCCAAACACATAAAATTAGTGGCGGCTTTTAATCATCTTCATATTTTTGTTGATCCTGACCCCGATCCGGAAATCTCTTATAAAGAGCGTGAGCGGTTATTTAATCTGCCGAGGTCAAGCTGGATAGATTATAATAAAAAACTCATTTCCAAAGGCGGAGGTGTTTTCAGCCGTTTTGCCAAATCGATTACGGTCAGTAAGGAAATGAAACAAGCTTTTAACATTAAGCAGGCGGTTGTGGAGCCAAATGAACTTATCCGTATTATTCTTAAGGCAAAGGTGGATCTGCTGTGGAGTGCCGGGATTGGGACCTTTGTGAAGTCTAAATACGAGAGTAATGCTGATGTGGGTGATCGCAGCAATGATGCTACACGAATTAATGCCACGGAATTGCGCTGTAAAGCAGTCGGTGAGGGTGGGAATTTAGGGCTTACACAGTTAGCGCGAACTGAATATGCCATGAATGGAGGTTTAATTTATACTGACTTTATCGACAACTCAGCCGGCGTCAACTGTTCAGATAAAGAAGTCAACATAAAAATTCTGTTAAACAGCATCGTGAATAGCGGTGATTTAACTTACAAACAACGCAATGAGTTGCTCAGTGAAATGACAGATGAGGTGGCAGAATTAGTGTTGCGTGATAACTACGTGCAAACTCGGGCAATTAGTTTGACAGCTGCCTTGGCTTCACGTGCTGTTGAGTTACATAGTCGTTATATGAATGAATTGGAACGTATCGGTAAACTGGATCGTAGTCTTGAATTTCTTCCAGATGAAAAGGTTCTCATGGAGCGCAAGCTCGCAGGAAAGGGATTAACCCGTCCAGGCATTGCCGTTTTACTATGCTACAGTAAAACCATTTTAAAAGAACAGATTTTATCCTCTGATGTACCTGAAGATCCGTATTTAAAGCGATTTTTACTGCGTGCCTTCCCAAAAGTTCTGCAGGATCGTTTTAGTAAAGAGATGGAAGGGCATCCTTTGCGTCGAGAGATTATTGCGACTCGTATTAGTAATATTATGATGAATGAAATGGGTTTTACTTTTGTTTATCGCTTGCAGGATGAGACCGGAGCACCTGTTTCGGCTATTGTAAGAGCTTACATGATTACACGCGCTGTGCTTGATTTGGAAAATATCTGGCGTCAAATCGAAGCATTGGGTACCAGTATATCAGCACAGAATCAAATTGATATGATGCTGCTTTATGTCCGACTGTCTCGAAGAGTCACTCGATGGTTTCTAAGGACTCGTCGGCATAAACTTGACATTAGTAAGGCTGTTTCTGTGTATTCACCCGGTGTGGTTCTTTTAAAAAAATCGATGCCGGATGTTTTTGGTGAAGGACATAGAAATAAATATTTTGAGCATTTTCAGGAATATGTTGAGGATGGTATTCCAGAAGGGTTGGCGCATGAGCTTACGGTAACACGCGGGTTGTTCGCGGCTGTGGATATTATCGAAATTGCGAATGAAATGAATATTGATGTGACTAAAGTAGCTGAAATATATTTTAAAATTGGTGAATATCTTGATTTAGCCTGGATACGGACACAAGTCATTATTCATCCTACAGAAAGCCACTGGGAATCTTTATCCAGAGAAGCTTTAAGGGATGATCTGGATTGGCAACAAAGACAATTAACCGCAAGTATCATCAGCATAGAAACGGATGAAAAAGATTATATGAAGCGTTTTGACAGATGGTCAGATAAATATGCTGAGCTTATTGAGCGATGGCGTTCCATATTAGCAGATTTAAGATCAAGTGCTTCATTAAATTATACGATGTTTTTTGTTGCTATCAGAGAGCTTTTAGACTTGACGCAAACATCATCACAGATGACGAATAATAAGTCATCATAA
- a CDS encoding cytochrome b, producing the protein MNKNKNLTYSPMSKLFHWLIAFIVIMMLSFSFFLDSVPEKYRSFAFMIHKSFGITVLFLMLFRFVWVHISGKPPLPDNIPDWQRFMSRFVQYSLYLLLILMPLSGWIMSVAANKPPSYFGLFILPFPGIGSDKALAKWMNQTHEILAWVIITFVALHVIAALKHHFIDKNNVLRRMLPGNTRRMR; encoded by the coding sequence ATGAATAAGAATAAAAACCTAACTTATTCGCCGATGAGTAAGTTGTTTCATTGGCTGATAGCCTTCATTGTGATTATGATGCTATCCTTTAGTTTTTTTCTTGATTCAGTACCTGAGAAATATCGCAGTTTTGCATTTATGATTCATAAATCTTTTGGCATTACTGTTTTGTTTTTAATGCTTTTTCGTTTTGTCTGGGTACATATCAGCGGAAAACCCCCGTTGCCGGACAACATTCCTGATTGGCAACGATTTATGTCTCGTTTTGTGCAATACAGTTTGTATCTCTTACTTATATTAATGCCTTTATCAGGTTGGATAATGTCTGTAGCTGCTAATAAGCCACCCAGTTATTTTGGTTTATTTATATTACCATTTCCTGGTATAGGGTCGGATAAAGCTTTGGCAAAATGGATGAATCAAACCCATGAAATCCTTGCATGGGTAATTATTACTTTTGTGGCTTTGCATGTTATTGCTGCCTTGAAACATCATTTTATTGATAAAAATAATGTGCTAAGACGCATGCTACCGGGGAATACTCGTCGTATGAGGTAG
- a CDS encoding DoxX family protein — protein sequence MKKCIARTYELTDKGFDYIAPLFILLVRLYLAQVFFMAGLTKIANWESTIFLFENEYSVPLLSPAIAAYLGTIAELVLPVLIVLGIGSRWVILVFFIYNLVAMFSYSFLWTPDGSVGLTDHIQWGLLILMLLCTGFGKFSLDYLIRRFYLKMDKSE from the coding sequence ATGAAAAAATGCATTGCGAGAACATATGAATTAACTGATAAAGGTTTTGATTATATAGCACCTTTATTTATTTTACTTGTCCGACTTTATCTGGCACAAGTGTTCTTTATGGCCGGTTTAACAAAAATAGCTAACTGGGAATCAACTATTTTTCTTTTTGAAAATGAATATAGCGTTCCGTTATTATCTCCTGCCATCGCTGCTTATCTTGGGACAATTGCAGAACTGGTTTTGCCTGTACTGATTGTTCTTGGAATTGGATCAAGATGGGTGATTCTCGTGTTTTTTATCTATAATCTGGTAGCTATGTTTTCATATAGTTTTTTATGGACACCCGATGGAAGTGTAGGTTTAACAGATCACATTCAGTGGGGACTATTGATTTTAATGCTTCTATGCACAGGGTTTGGAAAATTTTCTCTGGATTATCTTATAAGACGTTTTTATCTGAAAATGGATAAATCAGAATAA
- a CDS encoding DNA-binding domain-containing protein has translation MHNHLLETIQNIWIQQLTGVPSSEELHNLLIPTDYNGVAVYEESSHAALFNHLKDSFPLCCRLVGESFWYALLHQYIKTHPSKEYDINAYGDSLPLFIETFEPVKTVPSLIELSEIEWHWHILSLMSPVRPFNFEAFSRLDEADFQSLRFHLTPNLKIIQSQFPIYQIWEMNYFELDKEINLNEPGESIVLYQKENVPCIMLINEEERLFLEYLLKPLPWHQIATLLNEYMNTNRLSEILTKSMSYQWINQFTMEAV, from the coding sequence ATGCACAATCATCTGCTTGAAACCATTCAAAATATTTGGATACAACAATTGACTGGCGTTCCTTCATCAGAAGAACTGCATAACTTACTAATTCCTACAGATTATAATGGTGTTGCTGTTTATGAAGAAAGCAGTCATGCAGCCTTATTTAATCACCTAAAAGACAGTTTCCCTCTTTGCTGCAGACTAGTGGGCGAGTCATTTTGGTATGCCTTATTACATCAATACATAAAAACACACCCTTCAAAAGAATATGATATTAATGCGTATGGCGACAGTCTTCCACTCTTTATTGAGACATTTGAACCAGTGAAAACCGTTCCTTCTTTAATAGAACTTTCTGAAATTGAATGGCACTGGCATATCTTAAGTCTGATGTCCCCAGTAAGACCTTTTAACTTTGAAGCCTTTTCCAGATTGGATGAGGCTGATTTTCAGTCTTTACGTTTTCACTTAACTCCAAACCTGAAAATTATCCAATCACAATTTCCCATTTATCAAATCTGGGAAATGAATTATTTTGAGCTGGATAAAGAAATTAATTTAAACGAACCCGGCGAAAGCATTGTTCTTTATCAAAAAGAGAATGTTCCATGTATTATGCTTATCAATGAGGAAGAGCGCCTTTTTCTTGAGTATTTATTAAAGCCTTTGCCCTGGCATCAGATAGCAACATTGTTAAACGAATATATGAACACCAACAGGCTTAGCGAAATTTTAACCAAATCAATGAGTTATCAATGGATTAATCAGTTCACCATGGAGGCCGTATGA
- a CDS encoding DUF692 domain-containing protein encodes MASFIRDSSQTARFSGCTGIGLRSEHVGNILKQRPKIDYFEVLADNYLQQSNTHFNQLLKIAECYPLSLHSVGLSIATSSKPDMQYLQQLKELANRLDCTLLSDHLCWTHAKGHYTHELMPFPYTEDTLAFIVEKIHFVQDFLQQPVMFENVSRYISYKQNTLTEAEFLNELCKQTGCGILLDINNLYVNHYNHNDDIHLYFSSLDSKNVWQMHLGGFSKQQGYLLDSHSDRIYQEVWTFFEKAQILFPKTPTIIEWDNQLPEFSVLYEEMQKAKKIMEHISANRSVQHAQSSA; translated from the coding sequence ATGGCTTCTTTCATTAGAGACAGCTCTCAGACCGCAAGATTTTCTGGTTGCACAGGCATCGGATTGCGGTCTGAGCATGTAGGCAATATATTAAAACAGCGGCCGAAAATAGATTATTTCGAAGTGCTTGCTGATAATTATCTGCAACAATCCAACACACATTTTAACCAACTTTTAAAAATTGCTGAATGTTACCCTTTAAGCTTACATAGTGTCGGTTTATCCATTGCTACCTCCAGTAAACCAGATATGCAATATTTGCAACAATTAAAAGAACTGGCCAATCGTCTTGATTGTACCCTGCTTTCGGATCATCTTTGCTGGACGCATGCAAAAGGACATTACACTCATGAATTAATGCCATTTCCTTATACTGAGGATACCTTAGCCTTCATTGTCGAAAAAATTCATTTTGTACAGGACTTTTTACAACAGCCTGTGATGTTTGAAAATGTTTCCCGTTATATCAGTTATAAACAAAATACACTAACTGAAGCAGAATTTCTCAATGAATTATGCAAGCAAACAGGATGTGGGATCTTATTAGATATTAATAACTTATATGTGAACCACTATAATCATAATGATGACATTCATCTTTATTTTTCATCCTTAGACTCAAAGAATGTTTGGCAAATGCACCTTGGCGGTTTTTCGAAACAACAAGGTTATTTACTTGACAGCCACAGCGATCGAATTTATCAGGAAGTATGGACTTTTTTTGAAAAAGCACAAATCTTATTTCCTAAAACACCAACCATTATTGAGTGGGACAACCAGTTACCTGAATTTTCTGTCTTATACGAAGAAATGCAGAAGGCCAAAAAAATCATGGAGCACATCTCTGCAAACAGGAGCGTTCAACATGCACAATCATCTGCTTGA
- a CDS encoding DUF2282 domain-containing protein, translated as MKNNTISKVTMAAVMAAGLSVSTLPANAADKPGMEKCYGVVKAGKNDCGTAKHSCAGQAKKSGAETDWVYLPKGTCEKLAGGKLKKDES; from the coding sequence ATGAAGAATAATACTATTTCAAAAGTAACAATGGCTGCCGTTATGGCCGCTGGTCTTTCAGTTAGCACTTTACCTGCCAATGCCGCAGATAAGCCTGGTATGGAAAAATGCTATGGCGTAGTTAAAGCCGGAAAAAATGACTGTGGTACTGCTAAACACAGTTGTGCTGGACAGGCTAAAAAAAGTGGTGCTGAAACAGATTGGGTTTATCTACCCAAAGGTACCTGTGAAAAACTTGCTGGTGGTAAGTTAAAAAAAGATGAAAGCTAA
- a CDS encoding ISAs1 family transposase gives MLESTRKFGKNQYLFHCFLSIRDPRVGGRCTYSLLTILIIVLCGLICGCDSWKAMEIFARSRKRWLSQFIDVSEGLPSHHTLARVFSLIDPLEFERCLSSWIEGISQFFMDELIAIDGKTSRGSSYQRGHKKATHLVNAYSPRLSATLGSTVTPDKSNEIKGIPVLLKALNIKDKVITIDAMGTQKGIANLIRLKQAHYVLALKKNHKRMHRKVDNLFQKADSLNYKAMVFQQKDTNNYDHSRFEERTYTVLPAMYLRGQQWKDLSAYIRVQSTRHLPTGDIETATRYYMTSLPYKKHNLMRQAIRDHWKIENGLHYKLDVGMNEDQCPIYRGYADRNLSIMRKIVLKLLTQDTSNQDGIALKRMKAALSTQYLKKMIGF, from the coding sequence GTGTTAGAAAGTACGCGTAAATTTGGAAAAAATCAATATTTGTTTCATTGTTTTCTGTCCATCCGCGATCCACGAGTTGGAGGTCGTTGCACGTATTCACTTTTAACGATACTGATTATTGTTTTATGCGGATTAATATGTGGCTGTGACAGTTGGAAAGCCATGGAGATTTTTGCCAGGTCGCGCAAGCGATGGTTAAGCCAATTTATTGACGTCAGTGAAGGTTTGCCAAGCCATCACACATTGGCACGGGTATTTTCTCTGATTGACCCTTTAGAATTTGAGCGTTGTTTAAGTTCATGGATAGAAGGAATCAGTCAATTTTTTATGGATGAGCTGATTGCGATTGATGGTAAGACGAGTCGCGGCTCCTCTTATCAAAGGGGCCATAAGAAGGCGACCCATCTGGTGAATGCTTACTCCCCACGCTTATCCGCGACGCTTGGAAGCACGGTTACACCTGACAAGTCTAATGAAATAAAGGGGATACCTGTACTACTAAAAGCACTCAATATCAAAGATAAAGTAATAACGATTGATGCAATGGGAACGCAAAAGGGAATTGCCAATTTAATACGTCTCAAACAAGCTCATTATGTGCTTGCTTTAAAAAAGAATCATAAACGCATGCACCGGAAAGTGGATAACCTCTTTCAAAAAGCGGACTCCCTAAATTACAAAGCCATGGTTTTCCAACAGAAAGACACCAATAATTATGACCACAGCCGTTTTGAAGAAAGAACATACACCGTATTACCAGCCATGTACCTTCGCGGTCAACAATGGAAAGATTTAAGCGCCTATATCCGTGTGCAATCCACGCGGCATTTACCCACAGGAGACATTGAAACGGCTACACGTTACTACATGACATCCCTGCCTTATAAAAAACACAACTTAATGCGTCAGGCGATTCGCGACCATTGGAAAATAGAAAATGGCTTACACTATAAGTTGGATGTCGGTATGAACGAAGATCAATGCCCCATATATCGCGGCTATGCAGATAGAAATTTGAGCATTATGCGTAAAATAGTCCTTAAATTATTAACCCAGGATACTTCAAACCAAGATGGCATTGCTTTAAAACGAATGAAAGCTGCCCTTTCTACTCAATATTTGAAAAAAATGATTGGATTTTGA
- a CDS encoding SH2 domain-containing protein — translation MVPKDEIATKLKEDKKQNPVLAFRKLKKEKDINRLTLLLDDLPPGSWLIRQSREEGMYTITYKEDKIAYHCRMLCDLSEGWVEVSDSEVLKPYLVGGKPYKKFNGQEIPPGLLKILYENFNKDLLVLPPQVFNDPIDALEKVNEILREISFSKDEKSEVKIDREKLIPQFVSWLEVNHLDDDLTDVIDFEFITEPYVLASGIVLDKRSCFRKDTSPVYSVCPVTGKVLEREPQPLWGYQDVLEETLENFYYYLQIEQRTEVEKQNKESYNPSLFRSSTSTDSGKQEDFTIKLSPFF, via the coding sequence ATGGTTCCTAAAGATGAAATAGCAACAAAGCTTAAAGAAGACAAAAAGCAAAATCCGGTTTTGGCTTTTAGAAAATTAAAAAAAGAGAAGGATATAAATCGTCTTACATTGCTGCTAGACGATCTTCCGCCCGGTAGCTGGCTTATTCGTCAAAGCCGAGAGGAAGGTATGTATACAATTACATATAAGGAGGATAAAATTGCTTATCACTGTCGGATGTTGTGTGATTTAAGTGAAGGTTGGGTGGAAGTATCAGACTCGGAAGTATTAAAACCTTATCTTGTGGGAGGTAAGCCATATAAAAAATTTAATGGTCAGGAAATACCCCCTGGTTTGTTAAAAATACTTTATGAGAATTTTAATAAAGACTTGCTCGTTTTACCGCCACAGGTTTTTAATGATCCTATAGATGCTTTGGAAAAAGTGAATGAAATATTAAGGGAAATCAGTTTTTCGAAGGATGAAAAATCAGAGGTTAAAATAGATAGAGAAAAATTGATACCTCAATTTGTATCCTGGTTAGAAGTTAATCATTTAGATGATGATTTGACTGACGTGATTGATTTTGAATTTATAACAGAGCCCTATGTGCTTGCCTCCGGTATAGTGTTAGATAAAAGAAGCTGTTTTAGGAAGGATACAAGTCCTGTTTATTCTGTGTGTCCGGTAACTGGAAAGGTGCTTGAGCGGGAACCGCAACCACTTTGGGGTTATCAGGATGTGCTGGAAGAAACACTGGAAAATTTTTATTATTATTTACAAATAGAGCAAAGAACCGAAGTGGAAAAACAAAACAAAGAATCATACAATCCTTCCCTTTTCAGATCATCAACTTCCACAGATTCTGGCAAACAAGAGGATTTCACTATTAAGTTGTCTCCGTTTTTTTAA
- a CDS encoding YgfZ/GcvT domain-containing protein: MIERKETYSINSRSLSMFFPLTEDITLEKNRNYLFDLSYMRILKVRGEKSAEFLQGQLSCDTNQVTEQTMRQGAMCNLKGRILALLDVFYYQGLNLLLPADLCESTQKSLQKAALFSKVNLEQDSHFNIYGFYYQNPSDLKPCEIPASCSKYQMIQSSDINGYHLGQGLFIFFVSGQQKQVELLESFNNENKQRRSSLAWHRLILSHGFVNIYPETRGLFLPHRLDLHHHGYLNFEKGCYKGQEIIARTHYKAKLKHELKLFTVETSEALFSNQKIFDETGKKEVGELVDYSPVDKEQFLVALSLLVERTNPVWFERHDNPVDIYEYSPP; the protein is encoded by the coding sequence ATGATAGAAAGAAAAGAAACATATAGCATCAACAGCCGTTCTTTATCCATGTTCTTTCCCTTAACAGAAGACATAACTCTGGAAAAAAATAGAAATTATCTTTTTGATTTATCCTATATGAGGATACTTAAAGTCCGAGGTGAAAAAAGTGCAGAATTTTTACAGGGGCAATTAAGCTGCGATACGAATCAGGTTACAGAGCAAACCATGCGGCAAGGAGCTATGTGTAATCTCAAAGGACGAATTCTGGCACTGTTGGATGTGTTTTATTATCAAGGCTTAAACCTTCTACTCCCTGCTGATTTATGTGAAAGCACGCAAAAATCTCTACAAAAAGCCGCTTTATTTTCCAAAGTTAATCTTGAACAAGACTCTCATTTTAATATTTATGGTTTTTATTATCAAAACCCAAGCGATCTGAAACCATGTGAAATTCCTGCCTCCTGTTCAAAATACCAGATGATACAGTCCTCCGATATAAACGGATATCATTTAGGTCAGGGATTATTCATCTTTTTTGTCTCAGGACAGCAAAAACAAGTGGAATTACTCGAGTCTTTTAATAATGAAAATAAACAACGGCGTAGTTCCTTAGCCTGGCACAGACTGATCTTATCACATGGTTTCGTCAATATTTATCCAGAAACTCGTGGACTTTTTCTGCCTCATCGACTAGATCTGCACCATCACGGCTATTTGAATTTTGAAAAAGGCTGTTATAAAGGCCAGGAAATTATTGCCCGCACTCATTACAAGGCAAAACTGAAGCATGAGTTAAAACTGTTTACCGTTGAAACGTCTGAAGCACTTTTTTCCAACCAAAAAATATTTGATGAGACTGGAAAAAAGGAAGTTGGCGAACTTGTAGACTATTCGCCAGTAGATAAGGAGCAATTCCTTGTCGCTCTAAGCCTTCTTGTAGAAAGGACAAATCCAGTTTGGTTTGAACGTCATGATAATCCTGTCGATATCTATGAATATTCCCCTCCATGA